From one Lolium rigidum isolate FL_2022 chromosome 4, APGP_CSIRO_Lrig_0.1, whole genome shotgun sequence genomic stretch:
- the LOC124648458 gene encoding putative F-box/FBD/LRR-repeat protein At2g05300, with amino-acid sequence MEMGRTSGGPNAKRMNLAAPGIHEVAPPMPATPTPEAIDLEAMVEEKSAEPPPGAEKDEEQLLDHISRVSDHILGEIISLLPLKEGARTQVLSSRWRRLWRHAPLNLDFRGLPTSDNMLSSRCVLVSDMLAAHKGSGRRLCLPGNHIQCRADALDAWLRSPALNNLQELEFYFYGKRYCAPDLVLLLPPPASIFRCSSTLRVAIISNCYLTDDAVEPLRFKQLRRLALVHVKISEVSLHKIISVGCPGLECLLLSTISGVRCHRINSPTLRSIGIRSSFAELIIEDAPLLQRLLFPEMNKFMKTTVISAPKLEILGCIPEKYRESRIVFGSTVIQAGLRIDSLTMVVRTVKILAIHMPFFDQDMVIDLMRCFPCLEKLYAKERNQSCEQNRRNCKNWNLLTSLDFRLRTIVLRCYCKTYFQVNFATFFMLNSRMLETMRLEVESCNYNEHFFAEQHEMLQMEKRASRGARLCFTTGCHHEVSGTMHLDDLDSIDPFDCGC; translated from the exons ATGGAGATGGGTCGGACCTCGGGCGGTCCTAATGCCAAGCGTATGAACCTAGCTGCACCGGGGATCCACGAAGTGGCACCGCCGATGCCGGCAACGCCGACTCCAGAAGCGATAGATCTGGAAGCCATGGTCGAGGAGAAGAGCGCAGAACCGCCGCCCGGAGCGGAGAAAGATGAAGAACAGTTGCTGGACCACATCAGCCGCGTCTCCGACCACATCCTCGGTGAGATCATCTCCCTCCTCCCCCTCAAGGAAGGCGCCCGCACCCAGGTCCTCTCGTCCCGGTGGCGCCGTCTCTGGCGCCACGCCCCTCTCAATCTCGACTTCCGTGGCCTCCCCACCTCCGACAACATGCTGTCGTCGCGATGTGTCCTGGTGAGCGACATGCTCGCCGCCCACAAgggctccggccgccgcctctgccTCCCCGGTAATCACATCCAGTGCCGAGCCGACGCGCTGGACGCCTGGCTCCGGTCCCCCGCCCTCAACAACCTCCAGGAGCTCGAGTTCTACTTCTACGGCAAAAGATACTGCGCTCCGGATCTAGTATTGCTGCTACCGCCGCCGGCGTCCATCTTCCGGTGCTCGTCCACTCTCCGGGTTGCAATTATCAGCAACTGCTATCTCACGGACGACGCCGTCGAACCGCTTCGCTTCAAACAGCTCAGGAGGCTCGCGCTCGTACATGTCAAGATCTCGGAGGTCTCACTGCACAAGATTATCTCTGTGGGCTGTCCTGGCCTGGAGTGCTTGCTGCTTAGTACCATTTCGGGCGTCCGCTGTCACCGGATCAACTCCCCTACCCTTAGAAGCATTGGCATTCGTTCTAGCTTTGCCGAACTTATCATCGAGGATGCCCCGTTGCTTCAAAGGCTGCTCTTTCCTGAAATGAATAAGTTCATGAAAACAACGGTTATCTCCGCGCCTAAACTTGAGATACTGGGCTGCATTCCTGAAAAATATAGAGAATCCAGAATCGTGTTTGGCTCCACAGTTATCCAG GCGGGGTTGCGCATTGATAGCCTGACAATGGTGGTGCGCACTGTTAAGATCTTGGCCATCCATATGCCATTTTTTGATCAGGATATGGTTATTGACTTGATGAGATGCTTTCCGTGCTTGGAAAAGTTGTATGCGAAGGAG AGAAATCAGTCATGTGAACAAAATAGACGGAACTGTAAAAACTGGAACCTTCTCACATCTCTTGACTTCCGTTTGAGGACAATAGTGCTGAGATGTTATTGCAAGACCTACTTCCAAGTTAACTTCGCCACATTCTTCATGCTGAACTCAAGAATGCTAGAGACAATGAGGCTCGaggtcgaatcctgcaattacaaCGAGCACTTCTTTGCAGAACAACATGAGATGCTCCAGATGGAGAAGAGGGCATCTAGAGGTGCTCGGCTTTGCTTTACAACTGGCTGTCACCATGAAGTTTCAGGTACCATGCATCTCGATGATTTGGATTCTATCGACCCCTTCGATTGTGGATGTTGA
- the LOC124648457 gene encoding uncharacterized protein LOC124648457: MAAQLATYLHSRQARLCSKSIGGAVADYCNTATTWPGSGRRLCLPGNHIQCRADALDAWLRSPALNNLQELEFYFYGKRYCAPDLVLLLPPPASIFRCSSTLRVAIISNCYLTDDAVETLRFKQLRRLALVHVKISEVSLHKIISAGCPGLECLLLSTISGVRCHRINSPTLRSIGICSSSDELIIEDAPSLERLLYPEMNKRMKTTVISAPKLETLGCIPEKYRDSRIVFGSTVIQAGLRIDSLTMVVRTVKILAIHMPFFDQDMVIDLMRCFPCLEKLYAKEANQPCEQNRWNRKNWNLLTSLDLRLRTIVLRCYCKTYFQVNFATFFMLNSRMLETMRLEVASCNYNEHFFAEQHEMLQMEKRASRGARLCFTTGCNHEVSGTMHLDDLDSTDPFDCGC, encoded by the exons ATGGCCGCGCAGCTCGCCACCTACCTGCACTCGCGCCAAGCTCGCCTATGCAGCAAAAGCATCGGTGGCGCTGTGGCGGACTACTGCAACACAGCAACCACATGGCCG ggctccggccgccgcctctgccTCCCCGGTAACCACATCCAGTGCCGAGCCGACGCGCTGGACGCCTGGCTCCGGTCCCCCGCCCTCAACAACCTCCAGGAGCTCGAGTTCTACTTCTACGGCAAAAGATACTGCGCTCCGGATCTAGTATTGCTGCTACCGCCGCCGGCGTCCATCTTCCGGTGCTCGTCCACTCTCCGGGTTGCAATTATCAGCAACTGCTATCTCACGGACGACGCCGTCGAAACGCTTCGCTTCAAACAGCTCAGGAGGCTCGCGCTCGTACATGTTAAGATCTCGGAGGTCTCACTGCACAAGATTATCTCTGCGGGCTGTCCTGGCCTGGAGTGCTTGCTGCTTAGTACCATTTCGGGCGTTCGCTGTCACCGGATCAACTCCCCTACCCTTAGAAGCATTGGCATTTGTTCTAGCTCAGATGAACTCATCATCGAGGATGCCCCGTCGCTTGAAAGACTGCTCTATCCTGAAATGAATAAGCGGATGAAAACTACGGTTATCTCCGCGCCTAAACTTGAGACTCTGGGCTGCATTCCTGAAAAATATAGAGATTCCAGAATCGTGTTTGGCTCCACAGTTATCCAG GCGGGGTTGCGCATTGATAGCCTGACAATGGTGGTGCGCACTGTCAAGATCTTGGCCATCCATATGCCATTTTTTGATCAGGATATGGTTATTGACTTGATGAGATGCTTTCCGTGCTTGGAAAAGTTGTATGCCAAGGAG GCAAATCAGCCATGTGAACAAAATAGATGGAACCGTAAAAACTGGAACCTTCTCACATCTCTTGACTTACGTTTGAGGACAATAGTGCTGAGATGTTATTGCAAGACCTACTTCCAAGTTAACTTCGCCACATTCTTCATGCTGAACTCAAGAATGCTAGAGACAATGAGGCTCGAGGTCGCATCCTGCAATTACAACGAGCACTTCTTTGCAGAACAACATGAGATGCTCCAGATGGAGAAGAGGGCATCTAGAGGTGCTCGGCTTTGCTTTACAACTGGCTGTAACCATGAAGTTTCAGGTACCATGCATCTCGATGATTTGGATTCTACCGACCCCTTCGATTGTGGATGttga